One Triticum dicoccoides isolate Atlit2015 ecotype Zavitan chromosome 5B, WEW_v2.0, whole genome shotgun sequence genomic window carries:
- the LOC119307360 gene encoding uncharacterized protein LOC119307360 isoform X1, which produces MELPSGDRLNPPSSSVSSRRRRFRSEGVRADRISALPDDLLLQVLVRLRCARTAALTSAVARPWRGLWRYLTELSFREIAPDALEAALGQVARPAISLLEIDIPEEHRDEIDPARVSALLRTAARLAPTALVFTACGNCTEAPIEVPVFHRATSIKLEVQNLCLSPPAHGLEFPVLERLSIAGCGFDMDKLIQRCPRLRVLEVGNGGRLCKIKVHSTTIEELVVSDNCWLDGIDILAPALKQLKLSISMYSQFSVSFSAPMVENLWWDFACPFQNVGDDGWRMLHLSLWNKESVNTLRLTIDAGPSMLMDLEDYAEAYAPFADRNFSEEIASLPNFSVLQLHLIRRGHAFGPVVSNLLGICTFIQKLKVDINKFMCTGVCPPNCPCDQPQNWRSQTISLAALEEVEIEGSEGTGGEIAFLKLLFRSAPLMKTMTMTLHPENLPTSRGCKKTYRILRENPSVKCRVYCSGGEEVLYP; this is translated from the exons ATGGAGTTGCCGTCGGGCGACCGCCTCAACCCTCCGTCGTCGTCCGTGTCCAGCCGGCGCCGGCGCTTCCGCTCAGAAGGCGTCAGAGCGGACCGGATCAGTGCTCTCCCCGACGACCTGCTCCTCCAGGTACTCGTTCGTCTCCGCTGCGCTCGCACCGCCGCCCTCACCAGCGCCGTCGCCCGCCCGTGGCGCGGCCTCTGGAGGTACCTTACCGAGCTCTCCTTCCGCGAGATCGCGCCGGATGCTCTCGAAGCCGCCCTCGGCCAGGTCGCCCGCCCCGCCATCTCCCTCCTCGAGATTGACATACCCGAGGAACACAGGGACGAGATTGACCCTGCCCGCGTCTCGGCGCTGCTCCGCAcggctgcgcggctggcgcccacgGCTCTGGTCTTCACTGCTTGCGGGAACTGTACGGAGGCTCCCATCGAGGTTCCTGTTTTCCACCGAGCCACCTCCATCAAGCTGGAAGTGCAAAACCTGTGTCTATCACCGCCGGCCCATGGACTTGAGTTCCCTGTGTTGGAGAGGCTGTCCATCGCTGGCTGCGGCTTCGACATGGATAAACTTATCCAGCGCTGCCCTCGCCTGCGCGTATTGGAGGTGGGCAATGGCGGGCGTCTCTGTAAGATCAAAGTCCACTCAACGACGATTGAGGAGCTTGTCGTGAGCGACAACTGTTGGTTGGACGGCATCGACATCCTGGCGCCTGCGCTTAAGCAGTTGAAGCTATCGATCAGCATGTACTCGCAGTTCAGCGTGTCCTTCTCCGCGCCGATGGTGGAGAATCTCTGGTGGGACTTCGCGTGCCCCTTCCAAAATGTCGGGGATGACGGCTGGCGCATGCTCCACCTGAGCCTATGGAACAAGGAGAGCGTCAACACCTTACGATTAACCATAGATGCTGGTCCG TCCATGCTTATGGATTTGGAGGATTATGCTGAGGCTTATGCACCATTCGCGGACAGGAACTTCAGTGAAGAGATAGCATCACTTCCCAACTTTTCTGTTCTTCAGCTACATCTGATAAGACGGGGGCATGCTTTTGGGCCAGTGGTGTCGAATCTACTTGGGATCTGCACCTTTATACAGAAGCTTAAGGTGGACATAAACAAATTCATG TGCACGGGAGTGTGCCCACCAAATTGTCCTTGTGATCAACCCCAAAATTGGAGAAGTCAAACTATCTCCCTGGCAGCTCTTGAAGAAGTTGAAATAGAAGGTTCAGAAGGAACTGGCGGTGAAATTGCTTTCTTGAAACTTTTGTTCAGATCCGCGCCTCTGATGAAAACAATGACCATGACATTGCACCCTGAGAATTTACCAACCAGCAGAGGATGCAAGAAAACCTACAGAATTTTGAGGGAAAACCCATCTGTGAAATGCCGTGTTTATTGCAGCGGTGGGGAGGAGGTTCTGTACCCATGA
- the LOC119307360 gene encoding uncharacterized protein LOC119307360 isoform X2: MELPSGDRLNPPSSSVSSRRRRFRSEGVRADRISALPDDLLLQVLVRLRCARTAALTSAVARPWRGLWRYLTELSFREIAPDALEAALGQVARPAISLLEIDIPEEHRDEIDPARVSALLRTAARLAPTALVFTACGNCTEAPIEVPVFHRATSIKLEVQNLCLSPPAHGLEFPVLERLSIAGCGFDMDKLIQRCPRLRVLEVGNGGRLCKIKVHSTTIEELVVSDNCWLDGIDILAPALKQLKLSISMYSQFSVSFSAPMVENLWWDFACPFQNVGDDGWRMLHLSLWNKESVNTLRLTIDAGPELQ, encoded by the exons ATGGAGTTGCCGTCGGGCGACCGCCTCAACCCTCCGTCGTCGTCCGTGTCCAGCCGGCGCCGGCGCTTCCGCTCAGAAGGCGTCAGAGCGGACCGGATCAGTGCTCTCCCCGACGACCTGCTCCTCCAGGTACTCGTTCGTCTCCGCTGCGCTCGCACCGCCGCCCTCACCAGCGCCGTCGCCCGCCCGTGGCGCGGCCTCTGGAGGTACCTTACCGAGCTCTCCTTCCGCGAGATCGCGCCGGATGCTCTCGAAGCCGCCCTCGGCCAGGTCGCCCGCCCCGCCATCTCCCTCCTCGAGATTGACATACCCGAGGAACACAGGGACGAGATTGACCCTGCCCGCGTCTCGGCGCTGCTCCGCAcggctgcgcggctggcgcccacgGCTCTGGTCTTCACTGCTTGCGGGAACTGTACGGAGGCTCCCATCGAGGTTCCTGTTTTCCACCGAGCCACCTCCATCAAGCTGGAAGTGCAAAACCTGTGTCTATCACCGCCGGCCCATGGACTTGAGTTCCCTGTGTTGGAGAGGCTGTCCATCGCTGGCTGCGGCTTCGACATGGATAAACTTATCCAGCGCTGCCCTCGCCTGCGCGTATTGGAGGTGGGCAATGGCGGGCGTCTCTGTAAGATCAAAGTCCACTCAACGACGATTGAGGAGCTTGTCGTGAGCGACAACTGTTGGTTGGACGGCATCGACATCCTGGCGCCTGCGCTTAAGCAGTTGAAGCTATCGATCAGCATGTACTCGCAGTTCAGCGTGTCCTTCTCCGCGCCGATGGTGGAGAATCTCTGGTGGGACTTCGCGTGCCCCTTCCAAAATGTCGGGGATGACGGCTGGCGCATGCTCCACCTGAGCCTATGGAACAAGGAGAGCGTCAACACCTTACGATTAACCATAGATGCTGGTCCG GAACTTCAGTGA